In Ipomoea triloba cultivar NCNSP0323 chromosome 7, ASM357664v1, a single genomic region encodes these proteins:
- the LOC116024679 gene encoding arogenate dehydratase/prephenate dehydratase 6, chloroplastic-like has protein sequence MQSIAPSSSISLGSLTRPARAHRICPTRFVVECGFNAANASGASGNVNFSGVVGAARADWQSSCAILASKVESQQQEIENGAAAGGGGDIAAVKGNKGLDLVPIDTSLPNPLSITDFSPAPLHGAKLRVAYQGVPGAYSEAAAGKAYPNCEAIPCDQFEVAFQSVELWIADRAVLPVENSLGGSIHRNYDLLLRHRLHIVGEVQLPVHHCLLALPGVRKNYLTRVISHPQALAQCELTLTNLGLTVAREAVDDTAGAAEYIAANNLRNTAAIASARAAELYGLNVLEAGIQDDSSNVTRFVMLAREPIIPRTDRPFKTSIVFAHDEGTSVLFKVLSAFAFRNINLTKIESRPHRDRPIRLVDDASVGTAKHFEYMFYIDFEASMADVRAQNALAEVQEFTSFLRVLGSYPMDMTPWCPSPETETIHHSISEF, from the coding sequence ATGCAATCCATCGCGCCATCTTCGAGTATCAGCCTCGGCTCCTTAACCCGCCCGGCTCGCGCCCATCGGATCTGCCCCACCCGGTTCGTCGTCGAGTGTGGCTTCAACGCTGCTAACGCGAGTGGGGCGTCGGGTAACGTTAATTTCTCCGGCGTTGTCGGCGCCGCCAGGGCCGATTGGCAGAGCTCCTGCGCGATTTTAGCGAGTAAAGTCGAATCGCAGCAGCAGGAGATTGAGAATGGCGCCGccgcaggcggcggcggcgataTTGCGGCAGTGAAGGGGAATAAGGGATTGGATCTAGTTCCGATTGATACTAGCCTTCCGAATCCGCTGTCTATTACGGATTTCTCGCCGGCGCCGTTGCACGGCGCGAAGCTGCGTGTGGCGTATCAGGGCGTTCCCGGCGCTTACAGTGAAGCGGCGGCCGGAAAAGCGTATCCGAATTGCGAGGCCATTCCTTGCGATCAGTTTGAAGTTGCGTTTCAGTCCGTGGAGCTCTGGATTGCCGACCGAGCGGTTCTCCCGGTGGAGAACTCGCTCGGCGGCTCTATTCATCGGAACTACGACCTCCTCCTCCGCCACCGCCTCCACATCGTCGGCGAGGTCCAGCTCCCCGTCCACCACTGCCTCCTCGCGCTCCCGGGCGTCCGAAAAAACTACCTCACGCGCGTCATAAGCCACCCGCAGGCACTCGCCCAGTGCGAGCTCACACTCACCAATCTCGGCCTCACCGTCGCGCGTGAGGCCGTGGACGACACCGCCGGCGCCGCGGAGTACATCGCCGCCAACAACCTCCGCAACACCGCCGCCATCGCGTCCGCACGCGCCGCCGAGCTTTACGGGCTCAACGTCCTGGAAGCGGGAATCCAGGACGATTCAAGCAACGTAACCCGGTTCGTCATGCTCGCCCGCGAACCGATCATCCCTCGAACCGACCGGCCGTTCAAAACCAGCATCGTCTTCGCGCACGACGAGGGCACCAGCGTCCTCTTCAAAGTCCTCTCCGCCTTCGCCTTCCGCAACATCAATCTCACGAAGATCGAGTCCCGCCCGCACCGTGACCGTCCGATCCGCCTCGTCGACGACGCCAGCGTCGGCACCGCCAAGCACTTCGAGTACATGTTCTACATCGACTTCGAGGCGTCAATGGCGGACGTGAGGGCTCAGAACGCGCTGGCTGAAGTTCAGGAATTCACGTCTTTCCTACGCGTTCTCGGCAGCTATCCTATGGACATGACGCCGTGGTGCCCCTCGCCGGAGACTGAAACAATTCATCATTCCATTTCtgaattttga